The genome window CTCCCCATTGGTCGCCCCGGCGGTTGCTCCAGGGCGTCCAGAACTGATCGACCATCCCGAGATAGGCCGCCCAGACCTCCACTCCATCAAAGCCCGCCTCGCGACATCGCCGTGCGGCCTGAACGAAGCCATCGATGGTTTCCCATATCTCGTTTTCGGTCATCGGGTGCGATCCGTCGCTATCGTGATAGCTCGGCAAGCCGGAAGGCGACCAATGAGGATGGAAGGAATTATCGGAGTCGCCGTGCGCGCCGACATGGTAGAGCTGCTGAATGGCAACGGCGCCGTTGTCTTTGATCACCCGGACGACCTTTGCGAAATGCGGAATAACGGCGTCGTCCGAATGCCGGAAGTTGTGATGCGTCAGGACCGCGGACGCATGCACCGGCATCGGCTCGACGACAATCATCGCAGCGCCGCCGATCGCCCGCTCGGCATAATATGCCGCATGGCGTTCGGTCGGCAGACCCTCCAAGGCGAGGTTTGAGGTGTGCGCGCCGAAGACAATTCGGTTTCGAAGGGTGCGGGAACCAATCTTTAGAGGCGCGAACAGGCGAGGAAACGTCTGGGACATGGGTGTTGGCTGCCAAGATGAGTGTCGTTGGTTACGATGCGCTATGCGCTGCGATGCCCTTTCGGACATGCCGAATGCCCGCCCAGATCGCGAAAACTGCCACGGGAACGGTAAACAGCAGGCCGGCCTTTGCCAGATGGACGTCGAAGCCAAGTTCGCCAGCCGCCTCCAGGCACACCTTTGTCAGGCTGATGGCGTAGTAGGTGATCGCGATGACCGAAAAGCCCTCGACCGCCTGCTGAATGTGAACCTGCACGCGTGCACGCTCTTCCATCGAGCTTAGGAGCGATGCGTTCTGGTCCTCAAGCTGCACCTGGACGGTCGTCCGCAAGAGGTCGCCTGCAAGGCTGACCCGCTCACCCACTTCGGAAAGACGCCGCTCCGTTGCATGGACGAAGCGAACGGCGGGCTGAAAGCGGCGATCGATGAAGGTACAGATACGTTGTCTTTCCTCCACTCGTTCTTCGCGCAGCTCAATCATCCTGCTTGCGACAATTTCGGCGTAGGCCTTTGTGGCTCCAAATCGTTGTTTTGCCTTTGCCGTCAGCTTCAAGACATCGGAAGATAGCTTCGTCACTTCCGACAGGAGCGCCTTGTCCACCTTTATTTCGCTCTGCATGTGCTCAATCAGAACGGTGAGGCGCCTGTCAAAATCCGAAAGTTGTTTGACCGTCTCACGCGCCACCGGCATGCCGAGCAGCGCCATCATCCGGTAGGTTTCAATTTCCAGCAGCCGCCTCACCATGCGACCCGTACGGTAGGCATTGAGGTTGCGGTTATAGACGCGAAATTCGACGAATCCGTCGTCATCGAGACGGAAACTCGAATAGACCTCCGCGTCGCCGCCGCCCACTTTCGATGCGACGTAGTCGACTCCGGGTTTTGGACGCGGCGCCTCCTTTTCGTCTCGCACCAGGACGCGTACGGCAGCGATCACCTTGCCTTCTACGAAGCGAATGCAGTCGTAAAACGGCTTCGGCAATGCAGTCGGCTGGTCGATCGATGCCGGTGAGACGTAGGTCAACGTCACAAACTCGGTATGCGCCTCCCATTTCAGCCGTCCGTCGCCACATTTTCCTATGCCGTGGCTTCCCTGGCCCGTGATTGCAACATCATCAAGCTCCAGCAGTTCTGATGGGATGGGAGGAGCTGCGTTCTCCGAAACGATGGCGACGTGCCAGACATCGGTGTCGCCATCGAAATAAAGTGAAGGTCTTGCGTGGAGTTCCTGATGGAGTT of Rhizobium sp. NXC24 contains these proteins:
- a CDS encoding DUF3422 domain-containing protein, producing MLVGAEHPLRRELHQELHARPSLYFDGDTDVWHVAIVSENAAPPIPSELLELDDVAITGQGSHGIGKCGDGRLKWEAHTEFVTLTYVSPASIDQPTALPKPFYDCIRFVEGKVIAAVRVLVRDEKEAPRPKPGVDYVASKVGGGDAEVYSSFRLDDDGFVEFRVYNRNLNAYRTGRMVRRLLEIETYRMMALLGMPVARETVKQLSDFDRRLTVLIEHMQSEIKVDKALLSEVTKLSSDVLKLTAKAKQRFGATKAYAEIVASRMIELREERVEERQRICTFIDRRFQPAVRFVHATERRLSEVGERVSLAGDLLRTTVQVQLEDQNASLLSSMEERARVQVHIQQAVEGFSVIAITYYAISLTKVCLEAAGELGFDVHLAKAGLLFTVPVAVFAIWAGIRHVRKGIAAHSAS